A single window of Chloracidobacterium sp. DNA harbors:
- the fabG gene encoding 3-oxoacyl-[acyl-carrier-protein] reductase — protein MSEKQFDGRSAIVTGGTRGIGKEIVLELARRGANVAFNYSKSADEAERLRGEVEAMGVKAFAAQCDVSSTDAAAEFVKQIATEFGTIDYLVNNAGITRDQLILRMKEDDWDSVIDTNLKGAWNFSKAVMRPMMRNTNGASILNISSISGVVGMLGQSNYSASKAGMIGLTKSIAKEVASRKITVNALALGLVETEMAAEMNAEYREKILAMIPLGRLGNVREVAEIACFMLSPAAAYITGQVIQADGGLAM, from the coding sequence GTGAGCGAAAAACAATTTGATGGGCGGTCGGCGATCGTCACGGGCGGAACACGCGGTATTGGCAAGGAGATCGTGCTTGAGCTTGCGCGTCGTGGGGCAAACGTTGCTTTTAACTATTCGAAGAGCGCCGACGAAGCCGAACGGCTCCGGGGCGAGGTCGAGGCTATGGGTGTAAAAGCATTTGCGGCCCAGTGCGATGTGTCCAGTACGGATGCGGCGGCCGAATTTGTAAAGCAGATCGCTACCGAATTTGGTACGATCGACTATCTGGTAAATAACGCCGGCATCACACGCGACCAACTCATTTTGCGAATGAAAGAAGATGATTGGGACTCGGTGATCGATACCAATCTGAAAGGCGCTTGGAATTTCTCAAAGGCGGTGATGCGTCCGATGATGAGGAATACGAATGGGGCGTCGATCCTAAATATTTCATCGATCTCCGGCGTGGTGGGTATGCTCGGTCAATCAAATTATTCAGCATCCAAGGCCGGGATGATCGGATTGACCAAGTCGATAGCCAAGGAGGTTGCCAGTCGCAAGATAACGGTTAACGCTCTGGCACTCGGACTGGTCGAAACTGAAATGGCAGCTGAGATGAACGCTGAATACCGTGAAAAGATCCTTGCGATGATTCCGCTCGGGCGTTTAGGCAACGTCCGCGAAGTAGCTGAGATCGCTTGCTTTATGCTATCCCCGGCCGCAGCATATATCACAGGTCAAGTTATTCAGGCTGATGGCGGGCTCGCGATGTAG